In Juglans regia cultivar Chandler chromosome 13, Walnut 2.0, whole genome shotgun sequence, the DNA window CAATCAATTATGCGCAGAAAGCGGGGAGACGAGATGGCTCTTAAAAATGAGGTCCGGAAATACTTGAGCTCTAGGAAGGTAATCAGAAAGGTAATCCAGAAGGCCTTGAAGGGCATGGAAAGTATGTGCGCTGACAAAAAGCATGAGAGTCTGGCCTTGGTTAGCATATTGAGAGAGGTAGAAGCAGCCACTCTTGCTGTTTTTGAATCCATACTGTCCTATCTAGCTGGGGCAAAGTCGCAATCAAAGTCTAGCAGTTGGTCTGTGGTTTCCAAGTTGGTGCACCCAAAGAGAGTAGCATCTGCGGTTGAAGTAAGAGAGACAAATGAGCTTGAGATGCTTGAAACCGCCTTGCACTCCCTGAACAAACAAAAGACAAGCAAATCTGAATACAGCACGCATTTTGAGAATGTGCAAAACTTTGTAGGGAGGTTAGAGTCAAGTATTGAAGATCTTGAAGAAAGACTTGAGTGCCTGTTTAGGCTCCTAATCAAAACCCGAGTTTCCCTTCCCAACATCTTCAATCACTAgcaatgagatcatgatgatggGCATCCAATATTGTCTGTTTATTCTGTTCTCTCTTTAATTCATGAGAACGACCTAGAGACTAGCAATATATACTTGTATATGAGTGAGATATACATatatccaaatatcaaatatatcGAATGTTTCCACAAAATGTTTTCTTGAAAGTTTATTTCTTAGTCTTGAATGATCTATTATCAATCTTACTTggaaatgaatttatttctagGATTAATTTTCCAACTTTTTATTCCTTACTGCCTGGGAAGCAAGTACGAAAAGCATCAGTTAGAGGGAAACCGGAAACCCCTATAAATAAAAAGGATATTTCTTTTTGATGTaatttaaattgatatataagCTGTCAAGGTTCCATTTGTCTAAGAGACAACGATCAAACACTGATAAAATATAGATCATATTACACGGCCGACTCGAATCTCACATGTCATGAACATTGAAAAGTGCATTGGCTGTTTTCCTTCCCGGGGGACATTTTACAGATTTATCACATGGGCTCATCAACCTAAATTTTTTGCATTTTCCAAAACTATGAAAGGGCAAAAGAGAGATTTATCTAACCCGCATGTGGTGAATGTGCACACGAATGTGTAAGCAGGAAGTATCATTACCTACACAAACATTAAGCTGTCATGTGAATGCGCAGATACTCATGAGATGGTAGCCAAATTATTGGCCAGACAACGAGATTTCCTGTTTAGAATTCGTACAAAATGTTGTGTGACATGATCCATTACATCTGTGTAGTTGCATTGAATGATGCTGCATAGTCTCGGAGAGAGGCAGGCACATGCATTATGCATAAACTCTAAATTAGTATttgtttagttttctttttgtttctaaataaaatagataaatctgaaATCTTAACAGTGTCCATGGAAAAGTTCATGCTATGGTTGGTAAGCTTCCGCttttaacattttcattaaatatattaggTAAGTGGCCAACCTTCCTGCAGGAACTGTTAATGGGAATTTATGTTATTCTGCATTTCCAAATAGGTAAATACAGACTGTAGACATGCAAATAAAGAGCCGATTCACGATCAAGTACAGCAGAAATGCTAACAGGCAATGGAAATGACAATGATCATTCCGAACAAAATAATGCTTTATTAAATTCCTAACTTGGATACATCGAAGAAGAGGAACCAAAAAAGCTATCAATTGGAAAAAGTGGGGTTTACACTCATCAAACGCTGAGGCCCTTAAATGTATCTAAAAGTCTACATGTTACTGTATAAACAACTCCCTCTTCCCAACCATCCTCAATGCCTATATCTAAATGTCACCTAATCAACTTGATCCAAAACTTTCCATAAAATCCACTTATTTCCTTTGGCAGTGCAGTATAATTCCGTAACAGGTGAGACCAAAATCATATCAGACAATAATCAATTCAAAATActgaatttttaaaagaagtgtggACATGATCTCATGTCTATTATCTCACCCACAGCTGAATTTCTAATCCATGTGCCAATAAGGCTTTCTTCATTCTTCAGAAGCACGCAAGCAAATCTTCTCAAGCTGTATTGCCCAATCTTCTCCAAGTATTTGGGGATTCAATTCCATAGAAACCTGAAAATCAGACATGGAAATGCAACAAGTTCTTGCAGCTCTTCGCACGAGTCTACCAGGTATCATCCCACTATAACCAGGTAGGAATTGGTTGTTTAGTTGTCTAGAGCTATCACTTCCACACCTTGACCCAGCTAAACTCA includes these proteins:
- the LOC108996398 gene encoding uncharacterized protein LOC108996398 — translated: MASSPLNLKTYHARSNSLPSRPHPAITQLDEHLCRLRASESGSSSSSICHKLSGLQDVHDSVDKLLQLPLTQRAFVQEHHQKWAEELSDGSLILLDLCGIAKDALSQTKECTHDLQSIMRRKRGDEMALKNEVRKYLSSRKVIRKVIQKALKGMESMCADKKHESLALVSILREVEAATLAVFESILSYLAGAKSQSKSSSWSVVSKLVHPKRVASAVEVRETNELEMLETALHSLNKQKTSKSEYSTHFENVQNFVGRLESSIEDLEERLECLFRLLIKTRVSLPNIFNH